The Endozoicomonas montiporae CL-33 genome contains a region encoding:
- a CDS encoding IS110 family transposase encodes MSRRSKSNRSHSDRVKKRIAGHLEKINLFAAGIDIGSESHFVAVPEELDEQPVRSFGCFTADLEAMADWLVKLGITTVVMESTGIYWIPAFEILESRGLDVKLVNARHVKNVAGRKSDVLDCQWLLQLHTYGLLNGAFRPDEQVCSLRSYRRQRDTLVGYRASHIQHMQKALRQMNLLLDNVVTDITGKTGMTIIRAILNGQRNPVELARYRDKHCKKSEEEIAKSLKGHYRDEHVFALRQAVELYDTYDEKIRACDKALEQKLNTFDSKDDKDSQKPSTPDKPSKKRKSRCAPDFDVRSELNRVSGVDLTDIDGIDENTALKIVSEIGLDMSRWPSAKHFASWLGLCPGTKISGGKVLNRKTKRLPGAAATAFRLAAYALANSKSALGAYYRRMRSKLGAPKAITATAHKLARLVYSMLKHGSQYVDEGQEYFEQRYRERVLKTLKQKAKDMGFTLTPVETAVG; translated from the coding sequence ATGTCTCGCCGCAGCAAATCCAACCGTTCCCATTCTGACAGAGTCAAAAAGCGTATTGCTGGACATCTGGAGAAAATCAATCTCTTTGCCGCCGGTATTGATATCGGGTCAGAGTCACACTTTGTTGCAGTGCCAGAAGAGTTAGATGAACAACCGGTGCGTTCATTTGGCTGTTTTACCGCAGACCTTGAAGCTATGGCTGACTGGCTCGTAAAGCTTGGCATTACCACCGTTGTGATGGAGTCAACCGGGATTTACTGGATACCTGCGTTTGAAATACTGGAATCCCGGGGGCTTGATGTAAAACTGGTCAATGCACGACATGTAAAGAATGTTGCCGGACGTAAGTCTGACGTTCTGGACTGCCAATGGCTTTTGCAGTTACATACTTACGGATTGCTCAATGGCGCGTTCCGCCCGGATGAACAGGTTTGTTCATTGCGATCCTATAGACGACAACGTGACACTCTTGTTGGCTACCGTGCTTCCCACATCCAGCATATGCAAAAGGCACTTCGACAGATGAATCTGTTACTGGATAATGTGGTGACTGATATTACCGGAAAAACCGGTATGACTATTATCCGCGCCATACTGAATGGGCAGCGGAATCCTGTGGAGCTGGCCAGATATCGTGACAAGCACTGCAAAAAATCCGAGGAAGAAATCGCCAAATCCCTGAAGGGGCATTATCGGGATGAGCATGTATTTGCTCTGCGGCAAGCTGTTGAACTTTACGATACTTATGATGAAAAAATCAGGGCTTGTGACAAAGCTCTGGAACAGAAGCTCAACACATTTGACAGCAAAGATGATAAAGACTCTCAAAAGCCTTCTACGCCAGATAAGCCTTCAAAAAAACGGAAGTCCCGTTGCGCTCCAGACTTTGATGTGCGTTCAGAGCTCAACCGGGTGAGTGGTGTCGATCTGACTGATATCGACGGCATCGACGAAAATACGGCTCTGAAGATTGTTTCAGAAATCGGTTTGGATATGAGTCGATGGCCTTCCGCTAAACATTTTGCCTCCTGGTTAGGGCTCTGTCCCGGAACCAAAATATCCGGTGGTAAAGTTCTGAACCGGAAAACCAAGCGTTTGCCAGGCGCAGCCGCAACAGCATTCAGGTTGGCGGCTTATGCACTGGCCAACTCAAAAAGCGCCCTGGGTGCCTATTACCGTAGAATGCGAAGCAAGCTTGGTGCTCCAAAGGCGATTACGGCAACAGCACATAAGCTGGCAAGGCTGGTTTACAGTATGCTCAAACATGGGAGTCAGTATGTAGATGAAGGTCAGGAATATTTTGAGCAGCGTTACAGAGAAAGAGTTTTAAAAACCCTGAAGCAGAAGGCTAAAGATATGGGCTTCACATTAACGCCGGTTGAAACCGCCGTCGGTTAG
- the tnpA gene encoding IS200/IS605 family transposase gives MSCSHTVFKIQYHFVFVTKYRYQILGGDIGYRARELIRETCKAFELDILKGVISKDHVHLLLSAPPNMAPSEIMRRIKGRTSTKLFESFPDLRKRYWGRHFWARGYFCVTSGEVTENMIKEYLEHHFEPRADDNFRTED, from the coding sequence ATTAGCTGCAGTCATACAGTATTCAAAATTCAGTATCATTTTGTGTTTGTCACCAAGTACCGTTACCAAATTCTTGGTGGTGACATTGGCTACAGGGCAAGGGAGCTGATTAGGGAAACTTGCAAAGCTTTTGAACTTGATATTCTCAAAGGCGTAATCAGTAAAGACCATGTACATCTTTTGCTCTCTGCCCCACCAAATATGGCACCAAGTGAAATCATGAGGCGGATAAAGGGGCGAACTTCGACCAAGCTTTTTGAGAGCTTTCCTGATCTCAGAAAAAGGTATTGGGGGCGACATTTCTGGGCAAGAGGGTATTTTTGCGTCACTTCCGGAGAAGTGACAGAGAATATGATCAAAGAGTATCTGGAGCATCATTTTGAGCCAAGAGCAGATGATAACTTCAGGACTGAGGATTAG
- a CDS encoding transposase, translating into MPDHKPRKHLCLDSMIQMIYDSFDSIPDHRPNRRKDKISLLDTLMSAFAMMHLKYPSLLEFDRERETEELKFNLKHLYRVQGRIPCDTYMRSTLDPVDPGAMREPFKLLFNEVQRGGGLKGFRFSCVGLKDHYLLAIDGTGLYYSGKCRCQECCIKNEGKANEAYYHQMLAACIVHPDRETVLPLAPEPIVHQDGTTKNDCEKNALKRLLSDIKRDHPQLKLVIVLDGLYADGPTVRLIRSYGWHYIIVAKDGNHTSMIEAMDALDQKGDVKRFEMTDGNGAKHWCRYANGVPLNKTEPVEIVNVLDYVETDKKGKRHTWGWITDIPLTEETVLPTAEGGRCRWHIENETFNTLKNQGYEFEHNYGHGEQHLATNLAYLTFLAFLVDQIQQLCCPVFQKALKLRARGTRTYLWKLILRYFLSWLIESWEEMFQAIIHGTAARKIQFDTS; encoded by the coding sequence ATGCCTGATCATAAACCACGAAAGCATCTGTGCCTCGACAGCATGATCCAGATGATCTACGACAGCTTCGACAGCATTCCAGACCACCGCCCAAACCGCCGTAAAGACAAGATTTCATTGCTGGACACCTTGATGTCGGCTTTCGCTATGATGCACCTCAAGTACCCATCCTTGCTGGAGTTTGACCGTGAGCGGGAAACCGAAGAACTCAAGTTCAACTTGAAGCATCTATACCGGGTTCAAGGCAGGATACCCTGTGACACTTACATGCGCTCCACCCTTGATCCTGTAGATCCAGGGGCAATGAGAGAACCTTTCAAGCTGCTGTTCAATGAAGTACAGCGGGGTGGAGGGCTCAAGGGCTTCCGCTTTTCTTGCGTCGGCCTGAAGGATCATTACCTGTTAGCCATTGATGGGACAGGGCTTTACTACTCCGGCAAGTGCCGCTGTCAGGAGTGCTGTATAAAAAATGAAGGTAAGGCCAATGAAGCTTACTATCACCAGATGCTGGCCGCCTGCATTGTCCATCCTGACAGAGAAACCGTATTGCCTCTGGCCCCCGAGCCCATTGTTCACCAAGATGGCACAACCAAGAATGACTGTGAAAAAAATGCCCTCAAACGTCTCCTTTCAGACATCAAGCGAGATCACCCACAATTGAAGCTGGTTATTGTGCTGGACGGTCTCTACGCTGATGGCCCGACAGTTCGACTAATAAGAAGTTATGGGTGGCACTACATCATTGTTGCCAAAGATGGCAATCACACTTCGATGATTGAGGCTATGGATGCGCTGGATCAGAAGGGCGATGTCAAACGATTTGAGATGACTGACGGCAACGGTGCCAAACACTGGTGCCGTTATGCCAATGGGGTTCCCCTGAACAAGACTGAACCGGTTGAAATCGTCAATGTGCTTGATTACGTCGAAACAGACAAGAAAGGCAAACGGCACACCTGGGGCTGGATAACCGACATCCCGTTAACCGAAGAAACTGTACTCCCCACAGCCGAAGGAGGAAGATGTCGTTGGCACATAGAAAATGAAACCTTCAATACCCTGAAGAACCAAGGCTACGAATTTGAACACAACTATGGTCACGGTGAGCAGCACCTGGCAACCAATCTGGCTTACCTGACCTTCCTGGCTTTCCTGGTGGATCAAATACAGCAACTATGTTGCCCGGTCTTCCAGAAAGCCCTGAAACTAAGGGCGCGTGGAACACGCACCTATCTCTGGAAATTGATTCTGCGTTACTTTCTTTCCTGGCTGATTGAGAGTTGGGAGGAGATGTTCCAAGCGATCATTCACGGTACTGCTGCAAGAAAGATCCAGTTCGACACATCATAG
- a CDS encoding HopJ type III effector protein: MFSRGPGLERSQLHSLSVKETLALFGDHYRTDVLKKPDGTDHGNIRMFMKQGWSGITFDRFPLKEKNN; the protein is encoded by the coding sequence ATGTTCAGCCGGGGGCCCGGCTTGGAGCGCTCTCAACTCCATAGCCTCAGTGTAAAGGAAACACTTGCCCTTTTCGGCGATCACTACAGGACAGACGTCTTGAAAAAACCGGACGGAACAGATCACGGAAATATACGAATGTTTATGAAACAAGGCTGGAGCGGTATTACTTTTGATCGCTTTCCATTGAAGGAAAAAAACAACTGA